CTGCCCCGCTCCGTTCAACGTTGTGGCGAGCAATAGTATTAGCAACCCACATAGTGTTTTCATGATTCGTCTCCTGTGCCTCGCAAGATCATCAAAAGCGACGCCGCGATGCATGACCGCGGATCGACAAGCTGTATTCAGGCCGACCTCACGCAAACTGAATAACAATCTGAGCGGTCGTTTTTTGGGTAGGCATGTGTTCCATCAGATCCATTGACGAATGAATGCTGTTGACTGACCAGATTGGCCAATACCTGAAGCACCCTTCGCTTCGTGCAATGAAGATTTCCAATCCGAGATGGAACGGATCGTAATCACGCCTGGGTTCTATTTACGCAACGTTCAATGCTGTTGAGGGTGGAATTTGTTCTGGACGCCGGACACGACATGGTGAAATCTTCCGAAGAATTGCGGGCCATAGATTCTTCCATTTAGTTTCGGAAGAATCGACGAGGCAGGCTCGCATCGAAAATGGAGAAAGCCAAAGCCGCAGCACCCTGTAAGCCATAAACTACTTCGAAATAATCGAATCGTTACTTGGTAGGACTGACTTTAGGCGAACCTGGTGGGATCTGCTATGGCCACCTCAAAAAAAAATCCCATAGCCACTCTGCGAAGGCTCGCAGCTCATTCGCGAGTGCGGGTCTAAGACGCTCTGACCATCTAACTTTCGGCAAGCTGACTCTTACTGCTGATTCAGAATTCGCTATCGAGATGAAACTTTTACACTCACGCTTAAAGCCTCGAGCCGCCATCGACGGGAATACTCGCACCTGTGATCCAACGCGCACAGTCTGATGCCACGAAAGCGACTACGTCCGCGACGTCCTCGGGTTTGCCGAGTCGCTTCAGAGCCTGCATTTCCAGAGCAACTTCTCGACCTGACTCTGTCTTCGTAAAACTCGACATATCCGTATCGATTACTCCTTGGCGCGATAGCGTTCACGCGTACGCCACGCGATCCAAGAATGGCAGCCCAGTGTCTGACCCGAGTCTCAATTGCTCCCTTGGTAGAGGCTTAAGCACCGGCATACGCAACGATCAGCCGAAGGGGAATGGGAGCCCAGCGAGCTAGCGAAGTTCGATTCAGGAACCCAAAGCGGTTGCTGAATCTCTGTTCCAATGGTTTGCGATTGTAACACGGTGCGAAGGAGCCGGGATACGCAAGCCTCTCCTAGAGCTTGTCGCTTGATCGCTGTATATCTCAGTTTGGCAGGTCGTCAGCAAGCCTCAGTGGCAAACTAATTCCCCTCCAATTGTCGGAACCTGGCTTGTGAAGACCCCGAGGCATCCTTGAGCAAGGTTGAGAGCGCGCGGAAGGATTCTTGAAGGTAAAGCTCCCAGACTGATCGGTCGCCGCGCTCATCTGAGTGCCGTCTCGCAGTTTCAACTTTACAGACGCTTGGTCGACAGGATTTCCTAGCGCATCGACGACTTGGCCGAAAAGCGTCAACTCGTCATTTGCTTGCTTTCGTTGCGAAGAACTTTGTGCAGGCAGAGACAGCGCGAGTCCGACTACCCAAATGGTCAGGAGCACGATGGTTGTTGGAACACAGAAATGATCCAATACAGCGGTTTTTGATTTTGTGTATCAAAAAATGCATATCGGAATTGCCCACTTGAGTCGTTCACGCCCTGACTATAACGCAATTTCTCTTAGTGCATGATCTTTTGCACATTGAAATACCTAAATCCGCAGCTTCCCGGTGACGATGTGCGTGTGATCAGGGAACGATACGCCCTAACACATTGGCGGTGCTGTCGTAGTCACCAACAGTTGAAGTTCAGCACCGCGTCCCATCATTACTGCTCCAGATACAACCTCCCTTGCATGTGTCCGCGTCCAGGGGGAAATACGATAATCAGCTGTCACATCGAGTCCACGCAAACGGATGAGGGGTTGGTCAATCCCATAGTGTTGGGAGTGCAAGTACGCAAAGAGCACAGCCTTCGATCCATCCTGCGCCACATATTGCACTTGAGAACTCTCATCGCCCTCGGGGCGCTGCAGACGATAGAGCTTGCCGTGCTGAACAGACGTTCGGATGGTCTTGTAAAAAGAGGTAAGGCGCCGCAGTATCTATTTCGTCTGGTGCCCACTTGCTTAGGTTTCCCCAATTCCCAATGCACCCTGCATCGCGGATACGAATCTAAACTGCAATGGGATCGCACGCTTGTCGAGAAAGTTCGGCACGTCCGTGACCCAGGCAGCCATAGTCTCTGGCGTATCGGCGTGAGTGAAGCCATCTTGGAGGGCTAATCTGTCCAGCGCGTCAGTATTACCAATCTCCAAGTCCGGCACGATCGCTGTTTCGCTGTCCAAACCACCCGTCATCGACGATGAAACGTTCCACCCCCAGCTTGCCAGCTTTGTCCGCCAACGCGATTTGGCCTGCCTCATCAAAAGCGAATTCGGTCGCCTCCCACGAGTTGTAAATCACAGGTCGTGGTTTGGGATCCGGATGTGTTGGCAGAATCTCCGCTACCTGGAGCTGTGAAGAGCATGCGAAGCTTGTCCTTGCCCATGCGACGTGTAGCCCGCATAAAACTTTGGCGTCTCCAGGCTCTCGTTTGCAGAAATAGCGCGTCTAAGTGTTCACTAAGATCAATAGATTGAACCACAGCGTAATTGTAGGATGGTGCC
This Tunturibacter gelidoferens DNA region includes the following protein-coding sequences:
- a CDS encoding SDR family oxidoreductase, giving the protein MSSFTKTESGREVALEMQALKRLGKPEDVADVVAFVASDCARWITGASIPVDGGSRL
- a CDS encoding carboxypeptidase-like regulatory domain-containing protein; this encodes MLLTIWVVGLALSLPAQSSSQRKQANDELTLFGQVVDALGNPVDQASVKLKLRDGTQMSAATDQSGSFTFKNPSARSQPCSRMPRGLHKPGSDNWRGISLPLRLADDLPN
- a CDS encoding GH36 C-terminal domain-containing protein; protein product: MQYVAQDGSKAVLFAYLHSQHYGIDQPLIRLRGLDVTADYRISPWTRTHAREVVSGAVMMGRGAELQLLVTTTAPPMC
- a CDS encoding alpha-galactosidase, whose translation is MIYNSWEATEFAFDEAGQIALADKAGKLGVERFIVDDGWFGQRNSDRAGLGDW